From the genome of Synchiropus splendidus isolate RoL2022-P1 chromosome 17, RoL_Sspl_1.0, whole genome shotgun sequence, one region includes:
- the puraa gene encoding purine-rich element binding protein Aa: MADRDSGSEQGGAATGPGYGSMHLASGGAGSAAGLQHETQELASKRVDIQNKRFYLDVKQNAKGRFLKIAEVGAGGNKSRLTLSMSVAVEFRDYLGDFIEHYAQLGPSNPGMVQDEPRRALKSEFLVRENRKYYMDLKENQRGRFLRIRQTVNRGPGLGSTQGQTIALPAQGLIEFRDALAKLIDDYGVEDEPAELPEGSSLTVDNKRFFFDVGSNKYGVFMRVSEVKPTYRNSITVPYKVWSKFGNTFCKYAEEMKKIQEKQREKRACELQQQEEMQPDDGDED; the protein is encoded by the coding sequence ATGGCGGACAGAGACAGTGGAAGTGAGCAGGGAGGAGCAGCAACGGGCCCAGGCTACGGATCTATGCACCTGGCGAGCGGAGGGGCGGGCTCGGCTGCCGGGCTCCAGCATGAGACGCAAGAGCTGGCGTCGAAGCGGGttgacatccaaaacaaacgctTCTATTTGGACGTTAAGCAGAACGCCAAGGGCCGCTTCTTAAAGATAGCAGAAGTCGGGGCCGGCGGAAACAAGAGCCGCCTCACTCTTTCAATGTCCGTGGCAGTCGAGTTCCGTGACTACTTGGGAGACTTCATCGAACATTATGCCCAGCTGGGTCCCAGCAACCCGGGGATGGTACAAGACGAGCCGAGGCGGGCGCTGAAGAGCGAGTTCTTGGTTCGGGAGAATCGGAAATACTACATGGATCTgaaagagaaccagaggggacgCTTCCTCAGGATCCGACAGACCGTTAACCGGGGGCCCGGTTTGGGATCCACGCAAGGCCAGACCATTGCTCTACCTGCACAGGGACTTATCGAGTTTCGCGATGCTTTGGCCAAACTTATTGACGATTACGGAGTGGAGGACGAACCCGCAGAGTTGCCCGAAGGTTCGTCATTGACTGTGGACAACAAACGCTTTTTCTTCGACGTCGGATCCAATAAGTACGGGGTCTTCATGAGGGTCAGCGAGGTGAAGCCCACCTACCGCAACTCCATCACGGTACCCTACAAAGTGTGGTCTAAATTCGGGAATACTTTCTGTAAATACGccgaggagatgaagaagatccAGGAGAAGCAGCGGGAGAAGAGGGCATGCGAGCTGCAGCAACAAGAGGAGATGCAGCCggatgatggagatgaggattga